One part of the Corynebacterium sp. CNCTC7651 genome encodes these proteins:
- a CDS encoding DUF488 family protein: MRIFTVGHSNLELDEFIRMLEAAGVQSIIDVRKLTGSKKYPWFNDDSLAEHLPERGIAYGKNPGLAGRRNVSKTVPFEVNANWQNRSFHNYADHALGQEFADALAELRHHAAETPTAIMCSEAVWWRCHRRIIADHLLAHRDDVEHIMGLKANGAALSAAKLNDGAVIGDDLLVRYPAQ, translated from the coding sequence ATGCGTATATTCACGGTCGGCCACTCCAACCTCGAGCTCGACGAGTTCATCCGAATGCTCGAGGCGGCCGGGGTGCAGTCGATCATCGACGTGCGCAAACTCACCGGCTCGAAGAAGTACCCCTGGTTCAACGACGACTCCCTCGCTGAGCACCTACCCGAGCGCGGCATCGCATACGGCAAGAACCCGGGCTTGGCTGGGCGGCGCAACGTGTCCAAGACCGTCCCCTTCGAGGTCAACGCCAACTGGCAAAACCGCAGCTTCCACAACTACGCCGACCACGCTCTTGGACAGGAGTTCGCCGACGCGCTGGCGGAGCTACGCCATCACGCCGCTGAGACCCCAACCGCGATCATGTGCTCCGAGGCAGTGTGGTGGCGCTGCCACCGTCGCATCATCGCCGACCACCTACTCGCTCACCGCGATGACGTCGAGCACATCATGGGGTTGAAGGCCAACGGTGCGGCCCTAAGCGCAGCAAAGCTTAACGACGGCGCCGTGATCGGCGACGACCTCCTCGTGCGCTACCCGGCGCAGTAG
- a CDS encoding glutaredoxin domain-containing protein, translating to MSVAAPETNAHVTIFATEWCPFCRKLRERLDRTETPYDVVDADANGMDEVNAWIESVNDGNRIVPTVLYSDGTYETNPEASAVRAKLRELTGEA from the coding sequence ATGTCTGTCGCTGCCCCCGAAACCAACGCCCACGTGACCATTTTCGCCACCGAGTGGTGCCCGTTCTGCCGCAAACTGCGCGAGCGGCTGGACCGCACCGAGACGCCGTACGACGTGGTGGATGCGGACGCGAACGGCATGGATGAGGTCAACGCCTGGATCGAGAGCGTGAACGACGGCAACCGGATCGTGCCCACCGTGCTGTACTCCGACGGCACCTATGAGACCAACCCGGAGGCTTCCGCGGTGCGCGCCAAGCTGCGCGAGCTCACCGGCGAGGCGTAG
- a CDS encoding dihydrofolate reductase, with amino-acid sequence MPTLGAIWAQSLDGVIGDGDTMPWHLPEDLRHFKEITMGHPIIMGRRTWEALPVKPLPGRPNHVLSSREPGTWSDGAYVSTDLPDLAVDAWIIGGGQLYEATIDEVDVIERTLIDVRLTDAVTTPVFAPRIGDEFALVREGAWETSKSNGLKYKYQRFERI; translated from the coding sequence ATGCCCACCCTAGGCGCGATCTGGGCGCAATCCCTCGACGGCGTGATCGGCGACGGCGATACTATGCCCTGGCACCTCCCCGAGGATCTCCGCCACTTCAAAGAGATCACGATGGGTCACCCCATCATCATGGGCCGCCGCACGTGGGAAGCCCTGCCGGTCAAGCCGCTGCCGGGTCGCCCCAACCACGTCCTCTCCTCCCGCGAGCCGGGTACGTGGTCCGACGGGGCGTACGTTTCCACCGACCTGCCGGACCTTGCCGTCGACGCATGGATCATCGGCGGAGGCCAGCTCTACGAAGCCACGATCGACGAGGTCGATGTCATCGAGCGCACGCTTATCGACGTTCGTTTGACCGACGCCGTCACCACCCCAGTCTTTGCGCCCCGCATCGGCGATGAGTTCGCGCTTGTGCGGGAGGGTGCATGGGAAACGTCGAAAAGCAATGGCCTGAAGTACAAGTACCAGCGGTTTGAAAGGATCTAA
- a CDS encoding S1 family peptidase, with protein sequence MPQPTRDLGDVFHSSSDLQWLQRPGMVFPGARYTTYGPDGKAKGNCSFGWMLQDPQTRTYYNATAGHCGVVGDRVYIQKNDGTMVFAGRFVESTGKPKTPDALDLAIISLEGSQARISSSLPTKYLKIIPAKPVTKVMRSAELEQTQPFICRLGYRTGLSCGYYLRPVNRDVFLHISPADNGDSGGPIWVCGATAEDCRTGRSDWYAAGIESYIHPYRYGENGAATVDVVTAYAKSKGLRLVYPQAVKQAG encoded by the coding sequence GTGCCTCAGCCTACCCGCGATCTCGGTGACGTGTTCCACTCCAGCTCGGACCTGCAGTGGCTGCAGCGCCCGGGCATGGTTTTCCCGGGTGCGCGCTACACCACGTACGGCCCGGACGGTAAGGCGAAGGGCAACTGCAGCTTCGGCTGGATGCTGCAGGACCCGCAGACCCGCACCTACTACAACGCCACCGCGGGCCACTGCGGTGTGGTGGGGGACCGCGTGTACATCCAGAAGAATGACGGCACGATGGTCTTCGCCGGCCGGTTCGTGGAGTCCACAGGCAAGCCCAAGACCCCGGACGCTCTGGACCTCGCGATCATCAGCCTGGAAGGTTCCCAGGCGCGGATTTCCTCCAGCCTGCCCACCAAATACCTCAAGATCATCCCGGCGAAGCCTGTCACCAAGGTCATGAGATCCGCGGAGCTGGAGCAGACCCAGCCATTCATCTGCCGCCTGGGCTACCGCACCGGGCTATCCTGCGGCTACTACCTCCGCCCAGTGAACCGCGACGTGTTCTTGCACATCAGCCCCGCCGATAACGGCGATTCCGGCGGCCCGATCTGGGTTTGCGGCGCAACGGCGGAGGATTGCCGAACCGGGCGCTCGGACTGGTACGCGGCCGGCATCGAGTCCTACATCCACCCGTACCGTTACGGCGAGAACGGCGCCGCAACAGTGGATGTGGTGACCGCATACGCAAAGAGCAAGGGACTCAGGCTGGTTTACCCGCAAGCTGTCAAACAGGCGGGCTAA
- a CDS encoding TA system VapC family ribonuclease toxin, with protein MIVDANVLIYALGEPSPHKSKARQWLESALNGSQRVGIPWASLLAFQRITTNPRIMKRQLSVGQAWSVVTMLLDAEPVWVPEPGPRHSEILGRLLVDSAATGNLVTDAHIAALAIEYGTPVCSFDSDFARFPEVTWFNPARD; from the coding sequence ATGATCGTTGACGCGAACGTTCTGATCTACGCCTTAGGTGAGCCGTCCCCGCACAAATCAAAGGCAAGACAGTGGCTAGAGAGCGCGTTGAATGGTTCTCAGAGGGTTGGTATTCCTTGGGCTTCATTGCTCGCATTTCAACGGATCACCACTAATCCGCGCATAATGAAGCGGCAACTTTCTGTGGGGCAAGCCTGGAGTGTCGTGACGATGCTGCTCGACGCTGAGCCGGTATGGGTGCCTGAGCCGGGCCCTCGTCACTCCGAAATACTAGGGCGTTTACTTGTCGATTCTGCGGCTACCGGGAATCTGGTTACTGACGCTCACATCGCAGCCCTAGCAATCGAGTACGGCACTCCGGTGTGTTCGTTCGATAGCGACTTCGCCCGCTTTCCCGAGGTCACGTGGTTCAATCCCGCGAGGGATTAG
- a CDS encoding CopG family transcriptional regulator has product MSSPTNNRVRTTVSLNREVAAAARRLQEEKNISMSEAVNELASAGLRRSTVSTKRIELPDFSYAPRIDITNIGEVLGMLEEEEWLNDR; this is encoded by the coding sequence ATGAGCTCTCCAACCAACAATCGGGTCCGCACCACGGTGAGTCTGAACCGCGAAGTTGCGGCGGCAGCGCGCCGACTCCAGGAAGAGAAGAACATCTCTATGTCGGAAGCCGTGAATGAGCTAGCTTCAGCTGGGCTTCGCCGCTCTACAGTGTCGACGAAACGGATTGAACTTCCGGATTTCAGTTACGCCCCGCGGATCGATATCACCAATATCGGTGAAGTGTTGGGCATGCTCGAAGAGGAAGAATGGCTCAATGATCGTTGA
- a CDS encoding thymidylate synthase, translating to MAIPTPYEDLLRDVLENGTPKGDRTGTGTRSVFGRQIRYNLAESFPLLTTKKVYLKGVVGELLWFLRGESNVRWLQDNGIRIWNEWADEDGELGPVYGVQWRSWPTPDGAHIDQIAQAVHTLTQNPDSRRNLVSAWNVSELDKMALMPCHLLFQLYVADGRLSMQVYQRSADMFLGVPFNIASYALLTHMFAQQAGLEVGELIWTGGDCHIYNDHVEQVREQLSREPRPYPQLKLRKAASIFDYRFEDIEVEGYDPHPTITAKVSV from the coding sequence GTGGCAATCCCCACCCCGTATGAGGATCTGCTGCGGGATGTGTTGGAAAACGGCACCCCGAAGGGTGACCGCACCGGCACCGGTACCCGCAGCGTGTTCGGCCGCCAGATCCGCTACAACCTCGCGGAGTCCTTTCCCCTCCTGACCACCAAAAAGGTGTACCTCAAGGGTGTCGTCGGGGAGCTTTTGTGGTTCCTGCGCGGCGAGTCCAACGTGCGCTGGCTGCAGGACAACGGCATCCGCATCTGGAACGAGTGGGCGGACGAGGATGGGGAGCTCGGTCCCGTCTACGGCGTGCAGTGGCGCTCCTGGCCCACGCCGGACGGGGCGCACATCGACCAGATTGCCCAGGCCGTACACACGTTGACCCAGAACCCGGATTCCCGCCGCAACCTTGTCAGCGCGTGGAATGTGTCTGAGCTGGACAAAATGGCACTCATGCCCTGCCACCTGCTGTTCCAGCTCTACGTGGCGGATGGCCGCCTGAGCATGCAGGTGTACCAGCGCTCCGCCGACATGTTCCTGGGCGTGCCGTTCAACATCGCCTCCTACGCGCTGCTCACGCACATGTTCGCGCAGCAGGCGGGCCTTGAGGTGGGCGAATTGATCTGGACGGGCGGCGATTGCCACATTTACAACGACCACGTGGAGCAGGTCCGCGAGCAGCTCTCGCGCGAGCCACGCCCATACCCTCAGCTCAAGTTGCGCAAGGCGGCGAGCATCTTCGACTACCGCTTCGAGGACATCGAGGTCGAGGGCTACGACCCGCACCCGACCATCACCGCGAAGGTGTCCGTGTAA
- a CDS encoding 3'(2'),5'-bisphosphate nucleotidase CysQ, translating into MSADYSDSRLTNLIAQGTGEILKGIRGVGLLRGRELGEAGDDLAQNWIARVLEQHRPGDGFLSEEAADDLARLDNNRVWIVDPLDGTKEFATGRQDWAVHVALVENGVPIHAAVGLPDLGVVFKSSDVRHVSGPFAGKVAMSRNRPPAVASYVAQEIGFETAQVGSAGAKAMHVLLGDYDAYVHAGGQYEWDQAAPVGVSMAAGLHCSRLDGSELRYNNEDTYIPDLLICRPELADDILAACARYYEQHGSFEGVSH; encoded by the coding sequence ATGAGCGCCGATTACTCCGATTCCAGGCTGACCAACCTCATTGCGCAAGGCACCGGCGAGATCCTGAAGGGTATCCGCGGCGTGGGCCTGCTGCGCGGGCGCGAGCTGGGCGAGGCCGGCGATGACCTGGCCCAGAACTGGATCGCCCGCGTGCTGGAGCAACACCGCCCGGGCGACGGCTTCCTGTCCGAGGAGGCCGCAGATGACCTGGCCCGCCTGGACAACAACCGTGTGTGGATCGTGGACCCACTGGACGGCACGAAGGAATTCGCCACCGGCCGCCAAGATTGGGCGGTGCACGTGGCGCTGGTGGAAAACGGTGTGCCCATCCACGCCGCCGTGGGCCTGCCGGACCTGGGCGTGGTGTTCAAATCCTCCGACGTGCGCCACGTCTCCGGCCCGTTCGCCGGCAAGGTGGCAATGTCCCGCAACCGTCCCCCGGCTGTGGCGTCCTACGTGGCGCAGGAGATCGGGTTCGAGACCGCGCAGGTCGGTTCCGCGGGCGCAAAGGCGATGCACGTGCTGCTCGGTGATTATGACGCGTACGTCCACGCCGGCGGCCAGTACGAGTGGGACCAGGCCGCACCCGTCGGCGTATCCATGGCCGCGGGCCTGCACTGCTCCCGCCTGGACGGCTCGGAGCTGCGCTACAACAATGAGGACACCTACATTCCGGACCTGCTGATTTGCCGCCCCGAGCTGGCTGATGACATTCTCGCTGCATGCGCTCGGTACTACGAGCAGCACGGCAGCTTCGAAGGAGTATCTCACTAG
- a CDS encoding ATP-binding protein, which translates to MLQHELERMVAELRVIGAEGQSVEVKSGVGKGIRETLSAFSNARGGLLLIGLSEEDGFIPAPAFDALKARDALASRCEELTPAVRPVVEIHDLEGAQVIVAEVDAFNREDKPCYITEQGRYNGSYVRTGDGDRRLTKYEVDRLLEEEVPPKWDEQTVDEASRDDLSALDLDNFLKVQQTRRPRTFADGEDRALQRLRLMRGEHPTLAALLTLGEYPQEFFPRLTVSFGLFPGSSKGDVTTGARLLDSATLVGTIPELVEAGVAAVKRNMRTASVIGDVYRADVPDYPLVAVREALVNALMHRDYSPSALGSQVQINMFVDRLEITSPGGLYGGVTVENLGEAGLSASRNQRLSSFLEDLTFVGGGPIAENRGSGIATINRALEEALMPPPVFTNRLTDFTVTFRKRRIAPDERHGTASEQVLDLLHQRESWATAELVKETGLSRSAVQNALSQLVTAGVAEPTEPTRSPRQRYRLTVL; encoded by the coding sequence ATGTTGCAGCATGAACTGGAGCGCATGGTTGCGGAGCTCAGGGTAATCGGAGCTGAGGGGCAATCTGTCGAGGTCAAAAGTGGCGTAGGGAAGGGCATCCGCGAAACGCTGAGTGCATTCTCGAATGCTCGCGGCGGCCTCCTCCTCATAGGTCTGAGCGAGGAAGACGGGTTCATCCCGGCACCAGCTTTCGATGCCCTTAAAGCACGCGATGCGCTCGCTTCTCGCTGCGAAGAGTTAACCCCCGCGGTTCGGCCAGTTGTCGAAATTCATGATCTTGAAGGGGCACAGGTCATCGTTGCCGAAGTCGATGCCTTCAATCGTGAGGACAAGCCGTGTTATATCACCGAGCAGGGCCGTTACAACGGCTCCTACGTACGAACTGGTGACGGTGATCGGCGATTAACTAAGTACGAGGTGGATCGGCTCCTCGAAGAGGAGGTGCCGCCTAAGTGGGATGAGCAGACTGTGGACGAGGCATCCCGTGATGACCTCTCCGCACTGGATCTCGACAATTTCCTCAAGGTTCAGCAAACACGGCGTCCAAGAACGTTCGCGGATGGCGAGGACCGAGCCCTGCAACGCCTCCGCCTTATGAGGGGAGAGCATCCTACGCTTGCTGCACTATTGACGTTGGGGGAGTATCCGCAAGAGTTTTTCCCTCGGCTCACCGTGTCCTTCGGACTTTTTCCGGGCTCCAGCAAAGGAGATGTGACCACAGGTGCGCGATTGTTAGACAGCGCCACACTTGTAGGAACAATTCCCGAGCTCGTGGAAGCGGGTGTGGCAGCGGTGAAGCGGAACATGCGCACTGCGAGTGTGATCGGTGATGTGTATCGCGCTGATGTGCCCGACTATCCACTCGTTGCAGTGCGAGAGGCGCTGGTGAATGCATTGATGCATAGGGATTATTCGCCGAGCGCGCTCGGCAGCCAGGTGCAGATAAACATGTTCGTAGACCGGCTGGAAATCACTAGCCCGGGCGGGCTCTATGGTGGCGTTACCGTGGAGAATTTGGGGGAGGCAGGGCTCAGCGCATCGCGTAATCAACGACTTTCATCATTCCTCGAAGATCTCACGTTCGTGGGCGGTGGCCCGATCGCCGAAAACCGGGGTTCTGGAATTGCAACGATCAACCGGGCCTTAGAGGAGGCACTCATGCCCCCGCCGGTATTCACCAACCGACTAACCGATTTCACGGTCACCTTCCGCAAACGGAGGATCGCCCCGGATGAGCGGCATGGGACCGCGAGTGAGCAGGTTCTCGACCTCCTTCATCAACGAGAATCGTGGGCAACTGCAGAGTTGGTTAAGGAGACCGGTCTTAGTCGCTCCGCTGTGCAAAATGCCCTAAGCCAGCTAGTAACCGCGGGCGTTGCTGAGCCGACCGAACCCACTCGCTCCCCACGTCAGCGTTACCGGCTCACTGTCCTCTGA
- a CDS encoding ATP-dependent helicase, producing MSENVLDRFHPQVATWFEEVFAAPTAVQAEAWRAISDGENSLVVAPTGSGKTLAAFLWSLNSLVERAGQQALPIDGAQRSTHGGVRVLYISPLKALGVDVENNLRAPLQGIARVAQRMGREMPDISVGVRSGDTPQVERNRQLRKPPDILITTPESLYLMLTSKAAAILQSVDTVIIDEIHALAGTKRGVHLALSLERLARLAGNFQRIGLSATVRPIETVANFLGPRTTIINPPAEKRWELVVRVPVEDMSDLPVPEEGSTIGEAIIDDRLLLDDDDFSGAKEAEPLAPGASKSIWPHIEQAVYEEVMAHRSTIVFVNSRRTAERLTSQINELWAKEHDPEALSAPTRRPPAQLMKSVDTAGHAAPVIARAHHGSVSKDERLLTETMLKEGSLRAVISTSSLELGIDMGAVDLVIQVESPPSVASGLQRVGRAGHAVGAISEGSFYPKHRSDLVQTAVTVPRMRQGLIEELKPPKNPLDVLAQQTVAAIAFEDIEVDDWFETVTRAWPYRDLPREVFDAVIDLVTGVYPSTDFAELKPRAILEGTTLKARPGAQRVAVTNAGTIPDRGMFGVFLVGSDAEGGVPRRVGELDEEMVYESRVGDVFTLGASSWRIENITRDQVQVSPAPGHTGRLPFWTGDSLGRPYELGKALGAFRREAKSGEGIDPSLDEKARNNLVQYLAEQEEATGILPDDTTLVLERFTDELGDWRVVLHTPFGKGVNAAWALATGWRVSQETGMDAQAVAGDDGIVLRLPQGEKEPDGSLFQFDADEIADIVTEQVGNSALFASRFRECAARALLLPRKNPGKRAPLWQQRQRAEQLLDVARNYPSFPIILETVRECLQDVYDLPALQDVMRQLNTRRIRVAEVTTDTPSPFASSLLFNYTGAFMYEGDTPLAEKRAAALALDPSLLAKLLGTVELRELLDADVINEVDRNLRRVGRAETSEQFADTLRIVGPVPVDELSEYTAVPLNTLEQTLGPARMMLVRIGGREHVAQVLDAALLRDALGVPIPPGVPAQVATIPDALAQLVGRWVRTRGPFTLRDLADAFGLAVGAAYSALQPLIDKDKVVEGRFRQGIDEQEYVAAEVLRTIRTRSLAAARAQARPVSQSAFGRFLPAWANVAPAGVTPALRGADGVYSVLEQLAGVRLPASAWESHILPSRVGDYQPEMLDELTSGGEIAIVGAGKAGARDPWIMLLPTDYAAQLMPQIDPPVLSLTQQQVLDTIGRGGGYLFTDLLAAVGGVHSATTEELREAMWDLVEAGFLAPDSFAPIRARLAGGKTAHRAKRRPSRSRVRSGRTSFANLTPPDMAGRWAATPAPDADATRRSLAFGEAWLDRYGVVTRGSIVAEDVLGGFALAYKTLSGFEESGKAMRGYLIEGLGASQFSTPATIDRLRGYQDSDDVVGWPSGAREPQVYVLAATDPANPYGAALPWPEQGPTRSAGAMVVLVDGLLAAHITRGGKTMTTFFDHFPDGVGDPLPLVVHALDDAVRRGRMSPLSVEKLNGGAAFSLREVGATVTHKGARIGGKVHAAPKRRGRSVAEALEEMGELDTRLPAANEEEVLSFDD from the coding sequence ATGTCCGAAAATGTCCTCGATCGCTTCCACCCCCAGGTGGCAACCTGGTTCGAGGAGGTTTTTGCTGCGCCCACCGCGGTGCAGGCCGAGGCGTGGCGCGCGATTTCCGATGGCGAGAATTCCCTCGTCGTCGCCCCCACCGGCTCCGGCAAAACACTCGCCGCCTTCCTGTGGTCCCTCAACTCCCTCGTCGAGCGCGCAGGGCAGCAGGCCCTGCCTATCGACGGCGCCCAACGTTCCACGCACGGCGGCGTCCGCGTCCTCTATATCTCCCCGCTGAAAGCCCTCGGCGTGGACGTGGAGAACAACCTGCGCGCGCCGCTCCAGGGCATCGCGCGCGTGGCGCAGCGCATGGGCCGCGAAATGCCGGACATCTCCGTTGGCGTGCGCTCCGGCGACACCCCGCAGGTGGAGCGCAACCGCCAGCTGCGCAAACCGCCGGACATCTTGATCACCACCCCGGAATCGCTCTACCTCATGCTCACGTCCAAGGCAGCGGCGATCCTGCAGTCCGTGGACACCGTGATCATCGACGAAATCCACGCCCTCGCCGGCACCAAGCGCGGCGTGCACCTCGCGCTCTCCCTCGAGCGCCTGGCCAGGCTCGCCGGGAACTTCCAGCGCATCGGCCTCTCCGCCACCGTGCGCCCCATCGAAACGGTGGCCAACTTCCTGGGCCCGCGCACCACCATCATCAACCCGCCTGCGGAAAAGCGCTGGGAGCTTGTGGTGCGCGTGCCGGTGGAGGACATGAGCGATCTCCCCGTCCCCGAGGAGGGCTCCACCATCGGGGAGGCGATTATCGACGATCGTTTGCTGCTTGACGACGACGACTTTTCCGGCGCGAAAGAGGCGGAGCCTCTCGCGCCGGGAGCGTCGAAAAGCATCTGGCCCCACATCGAGCAGGCGGTGTACGAGGAGGTGATGGCGCACCGCTCCACCATCGTGTTCGTGAACTCGCGCCGCACCGCCGAGCGCCTGACCAGCCAGATCAACGAGCTGTGGGCGAAGGAGCACGACCCGGAGGCGCTGAGCGCACCCACGCGGCGCCCGCCCGCGCAGCTGATGAAGTCAGTGGATACCGCCGGCCATGCTGCGCCCGTGATCGCCCGTGCCCACCACGGCTCCGTGTCCAAGGATGAGCGCCTGCTCACCGAGACGATGCTGAAGGAGGGCTCGCTGAGAGCGGTGATTTCCACGAGCTCCTTGGAACTGGGCATCGACATGGGGGCGGTGGACCTGGTGATTCAGGTGGAGTCCCCGCCGAGCGTGGCCTCCGGCCTGCAGCGGGTGGGCCGCGCCGGGCACGCGGTGGGGGCGATCTCGGAAGGCTCGTTCTACCCGAAGCACCGCTCCGACCTGGTGCAAACGGCGGTGACGGTGCCGCGCATGCGCCAGGGGCTCATTGAGGAGCTCAAACCCCCGAAGAATCCGCTGGACGTGCTGGCGCAGCAGACAGTCGCCGCGATCGCCTTCGAGGACATCGAGGTGGACGACTGGTTTGAGACCGTCACCCGCGCCTGGCCCTACCGCGACCTCCCGCGCGAGGTGTTCGACGCCGTAATCGACCTGGTCACCGGCGTGTACCCGTCCACCGACTTCGCGGAGCTGAAACCCCGCGCGATCCTGGAGGGCACCACGTTGAAAGCCCGTCCCGGCGCGCAGCGCGTGGCCGTGACCAACGCGGGCACCATCCCGGACCGCGGCATGTTCGGCGTGTTCCTCGTGGGCTCGGATGCGGAGGGCGGCGTGCCCCGCCGCGTGGGCGAGCTGGACGAGGAAATGGTGTACGAATCCCGCGTCGGCGACGTATTCACCCTCGGCGCGTCCAGCTGGCGCATCGAGAACATCACGCGTGACCAGGTGCAGGTCTCACCCGCGCCGGGCCACACGGGCCGCCTGCCGTTCTGGACGGGCGATTCGCTCGGCCGCCCGTATGAACTCGGTAAGGCTCTTGGGGCGTTTCGTCGTGAAGCAAAAAGCGGCGAGGGCATCGACCCCTCGCTGGATGAGAAAGCCCGCAACAACCTGGTGCAGTACCTCGCGGAGCAGGAGGAGGCCACCGGCATTCTGCCGGACGACACGACGTTGGTGCTCGAGCGCTTCACCGACGAGCTGGGGGATTGGCGCGTAGTGCTGCACACCCCCTTCGGCAAAGGGGTCAACGCCGCGTGGGCGCTGGCCACCGGGTGGCGCGTGTCGCAAGAGACCGGCATGGACGCTCAGGCTGTGGCGGGCGACGACGGCATCGTCCTGCGCCTCCCGCAGGGGGAGAAGGAGCCGGACGGTTCGCTCTTCCAATTCGACGCGGACGAGATCGCGGACATCGTGACCGAGCAGGTGGGCAACTCCGCGCTGTTCGCCTCGCGCTTCCGCGAGTGCGCCGCGCGTGCGCTCCTGCTCCCGCGCAAGAACCCCGGCAAGCGCGCACCCTTGTGGCAGCAGCGGCAGCGCGCCGAGCAGCTTCTCGACGTCGCCCGCAACTACCCCTCGTTCCCCATCATCTTGGAGACGGTCCGCGAGTGCCTCCAAGACGTCTACGATCTGCCAGCGCTGCAGGACGTGATGCGGCAGCTGAACACGCGCCGCATCCGCGTCGCCGAGGTGACCACGGATACGCCGAGCCCCTTCGCGTCATCGTTGCTGTTCAACTACACCGGCGCGTTCATGTACGAGGGCGACACGCCCCTCGCGGAAAAGCGCGCCGCGGCGCTTGCCCTGGACCCTTCGCTGCTGGCCAAGCTCCTGGGCACAGTGGAGCTCAGAGAGCTTCTCGACGCCGACGTGATCAACGAGGTTGACCGCAACCTGCGCCGCGTTGGCCGCGCCGAAACGTCGGAGCAATTCGCGGACACGCTGCGCATCGTGGGGCCCGTGCCTGTCGACGAATTGTCCGAGTACACCGCCGTACCGCTGAACACGCTGGAACAGACCTTGGGGCCGGCGCGCATGATGCTGGTGCGCATCGGCGGGCGCGAGCACGTTGCCCAGGTGCTGGACGCGGCGCTGTTGCGCGACGCGCTCGGCGTGCCCATCCCGCCAGGTGTGCCGGCGCAGGTGGCGACCATCCCGGACGCGCTGGCCCAGCTGGTGGGCCGATGGGTGCGCACCCGCGGGCCGTTCACGCTGCGCGACTTGGCGGACGCGTTCGGCCTGGCGGTAGGTGCCGCCTATTCCGCGCTGCAACCCCTTATAGATAAGGACAAGGTTGTCGAAGGCCGTTTTCGCCAGGGCATCGACGAGCAGGAATACGTGGCCGCCGAGGTGCTGCGCACCATCCGCACGCGATCCCTGGCGGCGGCGCGGGCGCAGGCGCGCCCAGTGTCCCAGTCCGCCTTTGGCCGCTTCCTGCCCGCGTGGGCGAACGTCGCGCCCGCCGGCGTGACCCCGGCGCTGCGCGGCGCGGACGGCGTGTACTCCGTGCTGGAGCAGCTCGCCGGCGTGCGGTTGCCGGCCAGCGCGTGGGAGTCCCACATCCTGCCCTCCCGGGTGGGCGACTACCAGCCGGAGATGCTGGATGAGCTGACCTCCGGCGGGGAGATCGCCATTGTCGGCGCGGGCAAAGCGGGCGCGCGTGATCCGTGGATCATGTTGCTGCCCACCGACTACGCGGCCCAGCTCATGCCGCAGATCGACCCGCCGGTGCTGTCGCTGACCCAGCAGCAGGTGCTGGACACCATCGGCCGCGGCGGCGGGTACCTGTTCACGGACCTGTTGGCCGCCGTCGGCGGGGTGCACAGCGCCACGACGGAGGAGCTCCGCGAGGCGATGTGGGACCTTGTGGAGGCCGGGTTCCTCGCGCCCGACTCGTTTGCCCCGATCCGCGCAAGGCTTGCGGGCGGGAAGACGGCGCATAGGGCGAAGCGGCGGCCGTCGCGAAGCAGGGTGCGCTCGGGACGCACCTCCTTTGCCAACCTCACGCCGCCGGACATGGCCGGGCGCTGGGCAGCGACGCCGGCGCCGGACGCGGACGCGACGCGGCGTTCGCTCGCGTTCGGCGAGGCGTGGCTGGACCGCTACGGTGTGGTCACCCGCGGCAGCATCGTCGCGGAGGATGTGCTGGGCGGCTTCGCGCTGGCGTACAAAACGCTGTCCGGGTTCGAGGAAAGCGGCAAGGCCATGCGCGGCTACCTCATCGAGGGTCTCGGCGCGTCCCAGTTTTCCACCCCGGCGACGATTGACCGGCTGCGCGGCTACCAGGATTCCGATGACGTGGTGGGCTGGCCATCCGGCGCCCGGGAGCCGCAGGTTTACGTGCTCGCTGCGACGGATCCCGCCAACCCTTACGGCGCCGCACTGCCGTGGCCGGAACAGGGCCCGACCCGCTCCGCGGGCGCGATGGTGGTGCTGGTCGACGGCCTCTTGGCCGCGCACATCACCCGCGGTGGCAAGACCATGACGACGTTTTTCGACCACTTCCCCGACGGGGTAGGTGATCCGCTGCCGCTGGTGGTGCACGCGCTTGACGACGCCGTGAGGCGCGGCCGCATGTCTCCATTGAGCGTCGAAAAGCTCAACGGGGGAGCAGCGTTCAGCCTTCGCGAGGTTGGGGCGACGGTGACCCACAAGGGCGCGCGCATCGGTGGGAAGGTGCATGCGGCACCGAAGCGGCGGGGCAGGAGCGTGGCCGAGGCGTTGGAAGAGATGGGGGAGCTAGATACCCGGCTCCCGGCTGCGAACGAAGAGGAGGTGCTCAGCTTCGACGACTAG